Proteins found in one Planctomycetes bacterium MalM25 genomic segment:
- the bcp_2 gene encoding Putative peroxiredoxin bcp yields the protein MLDASTKAFLLVALSCCCASRAGTGGVIGEFSLPDAYGEQRSLSDYATAEAVVVVFLGVECPLAKLYGPRLAGLADEYADRGVVVLGVNANRQDTPTELIAYARRHGVEFPLLKDNDAAAVDRFGATRTPEAFVLDKQRAVRYRGRIDDQYDVGAIRDQPSVRFVRDALDAVLAGEAVAVEETRAVGCFIGRPKEPDPDATVTYSEHVAPVLEKHCVECHREGEIAPFVLRGYDEVAGWADTIAEVVRDQRMPPWHADPQHGHFENERLMSAEDKQVLYDWAEAGAPEGDPAELPAERTFTEGWRLPREPDQVIAMRGEPYRVPAQGVIEYQYFAVDPGFTEDKWVQAADIVPGDRSVVHHVIVFVSPPLERAQRGLGWLTAFVPGQSSMVLPEGQARLVPAGSKLVFQMHYTPTGREAEDLTKMALCYADPETVTEEVVTLEALNAKFEIPPGDPNYEVSARRDRFPAGASLVGMAPHMHFRGKSFRITGEWPDGRREVLLDVPRYDFNWQTNYRLAEPISLPMGFRVDCEASFDNSEGNPFNPDPTAAVRWGDQSFEEMMIGFFGVAVPKGSLKQGVRRGETNDGTRAEAKALAQRFFEKHDDGDGRLSRRELPGAFAIFAFNRYDLNQDKVITEDEVFKAALADLQR from the coding sequence ATGCTCGATGCCTCGACTAAAGCATTCCTCCTCGTAGCGCTGAGCTGCTGCTGTGCCTCCCGCGCAGGGACGGGCGGGGTGATTGGTGAGTTCTCGTTGCCGGACGCCTACGGCGAGCAACGTTCGCTGAGCGACTACGCCACCGCCGAGGCGGTGGTCGTCGTCTTCTTGGGAGTCGAATGCCCCCTGGCGAAGCTGTACGGTCCTCGACTGGCCGGACTGGCCGACGAATACGCCGACCGGGGTGTCGTGGTACTGGGCGTGAACGCCAACCGGCAGGACACGCCGACCGAGTTGATCGCCTACGCCCGCCGGCATGGCGTTGAGTTCCCGTTGCTCAAAGACAACGACGCCGCGGCTGTCGATCGATTCGGAGCCACGCGCACGCCCGAGGCGTTCGTGCTTGATAAGCAGCGCGCCGTGCGCTACCGCGGCCGGATCGACGATCAGTACGACGTCGGAGCCATCCGCGACCAACCGTCGGTTCGTTTTGTTCGCGATGCGCTCGACGCGGTCCTCGCCGGCGAAGCGGTCGCTGTCGAAGAGACCCGCGCCGTCGGCTGCTTCATCGGCCGCCCCAAGGAGCCCGACCCCGACGCGACGGTCACCTACAGCGAGCATGTGGCGCCGGTCCTGGAGAAGCACTGCGTCGAATGCCACCGCGAGGGCGAGATCGCCCCGTTCGTGCTGCGTGGCTACGACGAGGTCGCCGGCTGGGCGGACACGATCGCCGAGGTGGTCCGCGACCAACGCATGCCCCCCTGGCACGCCGACCCGCAGCACGGCCACTTCGAGAACGAGCGGCTGATGTCGGCCGAGGACAAGCAAGTCCTCTACGACTGGGCCGAGGCGGGCGCCCCCGAAGGCGACCCGGCCGAGCTCCCCGCCGAACGGACTTTCACCGAGGGCTGGCGGCTGCCCCGCGAACCCGATCAGGTGATCGCGATGCGCGGCGAGCCGTACCGCGTGCCCGCCCAGGGGGTCATCGAGTATCAATACTTCGCCGTCGATCCTGGTTTCACCGAGGACAAGTGGGTGCAGGCGGCCGACATCGTGCCGGGCGATCGGTCCGTGGTGCATCACGTGATCGTGTTCGTCAGCCCGCCGCTCGAACGGGCGCAGCGGGGCCTCGGCTGGCTGACGGCGTTCGTGCCCGGGCAGAGCTCGATGGTCCTGCCCGAGGGGCAGGCGCGGCTCGTGCCGGCCGGTTCGAAACTCGTCTTCCAGATGCACTACACACCGACCGGACGCGAGGCGGAGGATCTCACGAAGATGGCCCTCTGCTACGCCGATCCGGAGACGGTCACTGAGGAGGTGGTGACGCTCGAAGCGCTCAACGCGAAGTTCGAGATCCCGCCGGGCGATCCGAACTACGAGGTCTCGGCCCGGCGTGATCGGTTCCCGGCGGGTGCGTCGCTCGTCGGCATGGCGCCGCACATGCACTTCCGCGGCAAGTCGTTCCGCATCACGGGCGAGTGGCCCGATGGCCGGCGTGAGGTGCTGCTTGACGTGCCCCGCTACGACTTCAACTGGCAGACCAACTACCGCCTCGCGGAGCCGATCTCGCTCCCGATGGGATTCCGTGTCGACTGTGAGGCTTCCTTCGACAACTCGGAAGGCAACCCGTTCAACCCCGACCCGACCGCCGCCGTCCGCTGGGGCGATCAATCGTTCGAGGAGATGATGATCGGTTTCTTCGGCGTGGCGGTTCCGAAGGGGAGCCTCAAGCAGGGGGTGCGCCGCGGGGAGACCAACGACGGAACGCGGGCCGAAGCCAAGGCGCTCGCGCAGCGTTTCTTTGAGAAGCACGACGACGGCGACGGGCGGCTCTCGCGCCGCGAACTGCCCGGGGCGTTCGCGATCTTCGCCTTCAACCGGTACGACCTGAACCAAGACAAGGTCATCACCGAGGACGAAGTGTTCAAAGCGGCGCTGGCCGATCTGCAGAGGTAG
- a CDS encoding bifunctional preprotein translocase subunit SecD/SecF, which produces MDYLADLFVRHRNAVGWMLLAVTAVAAAGYLAPGNGYHPLERYEQRLEEDPPTTTERVQSRFNLASSDAFLIVEADDLFTPEAIAAVRRTVAEVESLEFVGSVFWIDRVPILNVFGIADPLVPPNDASPEAFRQAEERLRAHPLAGQLISDDGRSLLMPIVYDWLRMDSARTATETLLATAREAAGDNLAAVRLTGRAPLFADQQSAFDRNQIVFQAIGYTLALILSALMFRGVAAVLVVAGAPCLGVFWTLGIVKLLGVPANPLAEVVMPVMLAMIGLTDGVHLLVQVRRRRAEGDTPVEAARDAISRVGLACWLTSLTTAIGFGSLLLAESDYVQDFGRICMIGVFIAFLAVVTFIPWVSSTWVGRYIDRGHDRDVIGRGVEGLRGMIGLMMRRRYAVSAVSIALTVGLGLLSLRLTPDNRMKTAMPASSQSYKALEYADEHFGGVEFFRAEIHWPETMASDDPQVLAAVRDVERLIEKESLLSRPLSIRSMLASFPGDPDDLPTQATFLSLMPRELRAFFHDEGERRAIVSVRMQDRGIAAYTPVFNRLEAGFAEMQPAYPGFEFRLEGQPVLISRDLYQIVSDLRASLGAASAIILVVLGFVYRSIRIGLLSVVPNLFPLVFTAGLLLWTGSPLDMSSVCAFVVCLGIAVDDTIHFLSRFKQELEVDGDIEAAIRRAFVGVGSALVMTTVILCAGFGSMLWSELPGHRAFAAMACSTIAAAVIGDLIALPALLTCFHPKQSSQTSGTRGR; this is translated from the coding sequence TTGGACTACCTCGCCGATCTCTTCGTGCGCCACCGCAACGCGGTCGGCTGGATGCTGTTGGCGGTGACCGCCGTAGCGGCCGCCGGCTACCTGGCGCCGGGGAACGGCTACCACCCGCTCGAGCGCTACGAGCAACGCCTCGAAGAGGACCCGCCGACGACCACGGAGCGAGTCCAATCTCGGTTCAACCTCGCGTCGAGCGACGCTTTTTTGATCGTGGAGGCCGACGATCTCTTCACGCCCGAAGCGATCGCCGCGGTGCGTCGGACAGTCGCCGAGGTCGAGTCGCTCGAGTTCGTTGGCAGCGTCTTCTGGATCGACCGCGTGCCGATCCTCAACGTGTTCGGCATCGCCGACCCGCTCGTCCCGCCGAACGACGCCTCGCCTGAGGCGTTCCGCCAAGCGGAGGAGCGGCTGCGGGCGCACCCGCTCGCCGGTCAGCTGATCTCCGACGACGGCCGTTCGCTGCTGATGCCGATCGTTTACGACTGGCTGCGGATGGACTCGGCCCGCACCGCGACCGAGACGCTGCTCGCCACCGCCCGCGAGGCGGCGGGCGACAACCTCGCCGCGGTCCGGCTGACCGGCCGTGCGCCACTGTTCGCCGATCAGCAGTCGGCTTTTGATCGCAACCAGATCGTCTTCCAAGCGATCGGTTACACCCTCGCGCTGATCCTCTCGGCGTTGATGTTCCGCGGCGTGGCGGCCGTCCTGGTGGTCGCCGGGGCGCCCTGCTTGGGCGTCTTCTGGACGTTGGGCATCGTGAAGTTGCTCGGCGTGCCGGCGAACCCGCTGGCGGAGGTCGTCATGCCGGTGATGCTCGCCATGATCGGCCTGACGGACGGCGTTCACTTGCTGGTGCAGGTCCGCCGCCGCCGGGCCGAGGGCGACACGCCGGTCGAGGCGGCCCGTGACGCGATCTCCCGCGTCGGTCTCGCCTGCTGGCTCACCTCGCTCACGACGGCGATCGGTTTCGGCTCGCTGCTCTTGGCCGAGAGCGACTACGTGCAGGACTTCGGTCGCATCTGCATGATCGGCGTGTTCATCGCGTTCCTCGCCGTGGTGACCTTCATCCCCTGGGTCAGCAGCACCTGGGTCGGCCGCTACATCGACCGCGGGCACGACCGCGACGTCATCGGGCGGGGCGTCGAGGGGCTACGCGGCATGATCGGCTTGATGATGCGCCGGCGGTACGCGGTGAGCGCCGTCTCGATTGCACTGACGGTCGGTCTCGGCCTGCTGTCGTTGCGGCTCACGCCCGATAACCGCATGAAGACCGCGATGCCCGCCAGCAGCCAGTCGTACAAGGCGCTCGAGTACGCCGACGAGCACTTCGGCGGGGTCGAGTTCTTCCGCGCCGAGATTCACTGGCCCGAGACGATGGCCTCCGACGACCCTCAGGTGCTCGCCGCGGTGCGCGACGTGGAACGTCTGATCGAGAAAGAGTCGCTGCTGTCGAGGCCGCTGTCGATTCGCTCGATGCTCGCCTCGTTCCCCGGTGACCCGGACGACCTCCCGACCCAGGCGACTTTCCTCTCGCTCATGCCGCGCGAGCTGCGGGCGTTCTTCCACGACGAAGGGGAGCGGCGGGCGATCGTCTCCGTGCGGATGCAGGACCGCGGCATCGCCGCCTACACGCCGGTGTTCAACCGCCTTGAAGCCGGCTTCGCCGAGATGCAGCCCGCCTACCCCGGCTTCGAGTTCCGCCTGGAAGGCCAGCCGGTGCTGATCTCGCGTGACCTCTACCAGATCGTGAGCGACTTGCGGGCGAGCCTCGGCGCCGCGTCAGCGATCATTCTGGTGGTGCTCGGGTTCGTCTACCGGTCGATCCGTATCGGCCTTCTGTCGGTCGTGCCGAACCTCTTCCCGCTCGTCTTCACCGCGGGGCTACTGCTGTGGACCGGGAGCCCGCTCGACATGTCGAGCGTGTGCGCGTTCGTGGTCTGCCTGGGTATCGCGGTCGATGACACGATCCACTTCCTCTCGCGTTTCAAGCAGGAACTGGAAGTGGACGGCGACATCGAAGCCGCCATCCGCCGGGCCTTTGTGGGGGTTGGTTCGGCGTTGGTGATGACGACCGTCATCCTCTGCGCCGGTTTCGGCTCGATGCTCTGGAGCGAGCTGCCCGGCCACCGCGCCTTCGCCGCCATGGCGTGCAGCACGATTGCGGCCGCGGTGATCGGCGACCTGATCGCGTTGCCGGCGCTGCTGACGTGCTTCCACCCGAAGCAGAGTAGCCAGACGTCGGGGACCCGTGGCCGGTGA
- a CDS encoding topology modulation protein, with amino-acid sequence MLDIELDRRIAVVGCTGAGKSTLAARLAVLIGASHTQLDNLYHGPNWTPRPDEDFRKDLMQTVSQEAWFIDGNYTAVRDQIWPRATTLIWLDYSLTTCLLRLVPRTVRRAARREIICNGNRETWRQSFASSDSILLWAIRTHKKIRERTAAYLAKPEHAHLRVIHCRRPRDADAITLR; translated from the coding sequence GTGCTCGACATCGAATTAGATCGCCGGATCGCCGTCGTCGGTTGCACCGGCGCGGGCAAGAGCACGCTGGCGGCGAGACTCGCCGTGCTTATCGGGGCGTCGCACACCCAACTCGATAACCTGTACCACGGGCCTAACTGGACGCCGCGGCCTGACGAGGACTTCCGCAAGGATCTCATGCAGACGGTCAGTCAAGAAGCCTGGTTTATCGACGGCAACTACACCGCGGTTCGTGACCAGATCTGGCCGAGAGCGACCACTCTGATCTGGCTGGACTATTCCTTGACGACATGCCTGCTGCGATTAGTTCCACGCACCGTGAGGCGCGCCGCTCGTCGCGAAATAATCTGCAACGGCAACCGCGAGACTTGGCGTCAGTCGTTCGCGTCGAGCGATTCGATTCTGCTGTGGGCGATCCGCACGCACAAGAAGATCCGCGAGCGGACCGCGGCGTACTTGGCGAAGCCGGAGCACGCCCATCTGCGCGTGATCCACTGCCGCCGGCCACGAGACGCCGACGCGATCACTCTCCGATGA
- the yqiK gene encoding Inner membrane protein YqiK, with translation MKPLDTVLLPLSEIPGLFYAVGIPAAIVVLLGFLFAFIKSTLKRCSSNQVLVKYGMLVGGGQTAKTIHGGATYVIPFVQGFRYLSLDPIQIEIPLRGALSIENIRVNVPSVFTVAIGTDPELMNNASIRLLELSTDEIRKQAEEIIFGQLRQVVASMGIEDINRDRDAFLQHIQNSVEPELKKIGLVLINVNITDITDESGYIDAIGQKAASEAIQQARGDVADEEKKGAIRVADAERERAVEVAGATKLREIGTREAEREQAVRIAELLKEQTVGEKAAERDKAVQIANMLKEQTVGERQAEFQREVQVKDAEREKRVAVAEANASAVDGENIAEAKVATSQAELLVQRAEAYERGEGAKREAEAAVVEIQNRALAKAALAEAERVEAEKRAELEAVAKAEKARIIVDAEAEAEKRRLEAEGEASAIYAKLEAEARGQYEILAKKGEGLKQIVGACGGAREAFQLMMLEHLDNLAETSAQAISNIKFDKVVVWENGTGKDGRSNTADFLHGMTGTLPPMMQVLRDVGGIDVPENLARFMGGDAKGEAPTGKAEENGATLEKADQA, from the coding sequence ATGAAACCCCTAGACACCGTTCTGCTCCCGTTATCCGAGATACCAGGCCTCTTTTACGCGGTCGGCATCCCGGCGGCCATCGTTGTCCTCTTGGGCTTCCTCTTCGCGTTCATCAAGTCGACGCTCAAGCGTTGCAGCAGCAACCAGGTGCTGGTTAAGTACGGCATGCTGGTCGGGGGAGGGCAGACGGCGAAGACCATCCACGGCGGTGCGACGTACGTGATCCCCTTCGTGCAGGGCTTCCGCTACCTGAGCCTCGACCCGATCCAGATCGAGATCCCGCTCCGCGGCGCCCTGTCGATCGAGAACATCCGCGTGAACGTGCCGAGCGTGTTCACCGTGGCGATCGGCACCGATCCGGAGCTGATGAACAACGCCTCGATCCGTCTGCTCGAACTATCGACCGACGAGATCCGCAAGCAGGCCGAAGAGATCATCTTCGGTCAGCTGCGTCAGGTGGTCGCGTCGATGGGGATCGAAGACATCAACCGCGACCGCGACGCCTTCCTGCAGCACATCCAGAACTCGGTCGAGCCGGAGCTCAAGAAGATCGGCCTCGTGCTGATCAACGTTAACATCACGGACATCACGGACGAATCGGGCTACATCGACGCCATCGGCCAGAAGGCGGCCAGCGAGGCGATCCAGCAGGCCCGCGGCGACGTGGCCGACGAAGAGAAGAAGGGCGCCATCCGCGTGGCCGACGCCGAACGCGAGCGGGCGGTCGAGGTCGCGGGCGCCACGAAGCTCCGCGAGATCGGCACTCGCGAGGCCGAACGCGAGCAGGCGGTCCGCATCGCCGAGCTGCTCAAAGAGCAGACCGTCGGCGAGAAGGCGGCCGAGCGAGACAAGGCGGTCCAGATCGCCAACATGCTCAAAGAGCAAACGGTCGGCGAACGCCAGGCCGAGTTCCAGCGTGAGGTGCAGGTCAAGGACGCGGAGCGCGAGAAGCGTGTCGCCGTCGCCGAAGCGAACGCCTCGGCGGTCGACGGCGAGAACATCGCCGAAGCAAAGGTCGCCACCTCGCAGGCGGAACTGCTCGTCCAGCGGGCCGAGGCCTACGAACGGGGCGAGGGCGCCAAGCGCGAAGCGGAAGCCGCCGTCGTCGAGATCCAGAACCGCGCCCTGGCCAAGGCGGCCCTCGCCGAGGCCGAGCGGGTCGAGGCGGAGAAGCGGGCCGAGCTCGAGGCGGTCGCCAAGGCCGAGAAGGCCCGCATCATCGTCGACGCCGAGGCGGAGGCCGAGAAGCGTCGGCTCGAGGCCGAGGGCGAAGCGTCGGCCATCTACGCGAAACTCGAAGCGGAGGCCCGCGGCCAGTACGAGATCCTCGCCAAGAAGGGCGAAGGCCTCAAGCAGATCGTCGGCGCCTGTGGCGGCGCCCGCGAGGCGTTCCAGCTCATGATGCTCGAGCACCTCGATAACTTGGCGGAGACCTCCGCTCAGGCGATCAGCAACATCAAGTTCGATAAGGTCGTTGTCTGGGAGAACGGCACGGGCAAGGACGGCCGCTCCAACACGGCCGACTTCCTGCACGGCATGACCGGCACGCTGCCCCCGATGATGCAGGTGCTCCGTGACGTCGGCGGCATCGACGTCCCCGAGAACCTCGCCCGTTTCATGGGGGGCGACGCGAAGGGCGAAGCCCCGACCGGCAAAGCCGAAGAGAACGGGGCGACGCTGGAGAAGGCCGATCAGGCCTAA
- the acrA gene encoding Multidrug efflux pump subunit AcrA precursor yields the protein MTDSRWLYRLLTLLCLAGCAGPSAPPQQQQGPVEVTVAQPLVIQSLDWDSYTGRLAPIESVEVRARVNGYLKSHHFEEGQLVEKGQLLFVIDPRPYEASLAQAKASREEAVAISRQTEAQIAAAEARKQQVAARLQLALAQLRRAKPLVPSGAISQDEYDEYLSEARQAEADGFAADAEIESAKAALSAAQAAVVTAEAARDAAELDLSYCRITAPITGKISRRMVTEGNLITGNSFGVPLTTIISFNPIHANFDFNEQALLGYIRLDQANKRDKSQRGELPVYMALADEEGHPHRGYINFFDNRVDQTTGSMRARAIFPNDDGLFVPGVFVRIRLPGSLPGERVHLPEYAVATDQSSKIVFVVGEGGKIETRPIKVGRRSKGLIVVTEGLDGSEWVVVRGLQRCQPGVEVKTTQEVIEPLFEDGLPNQLELVPPSEFLESEQTAGASE from the coding sequence ATGACTGACTCACGCTGGTTGTACAGGCTGCTCACCTTGCTGTGCTTGGCCGGGTGCGCCGGCCCGTCGGCCCCGCCCCAACAGCAGCAGGGGCCGGTTGAGGTGACCGTGGCGCAGCCGCTGGTCATCCAGAGCCTCGATTGGGATTCGTACACGGGACGCTTGGCGCCGATCGAATCGGTCGAAGTTCGGGCGCGAGTGAACGGCTACCTCAAGTCGCACCATTTCGAGGAGGGGCAGCTGGTCGAGAAGGGCCAGCTCCTCTTCGTGATCGATCCGCGTCCCTACGAGGCGTCGCTCGCCCAAGCGAAGGCGTCGCGCGAGGAGGCGGTCGCCATCAGCCGCCAGACCGAAGCCCAGATCGCCGCCGCCGAGGCCCGCAAACAGCAGGTCGCCGCCCGGCTGCAGCTCGCGCTCGCCCAGCTCCGCCGCGCGAAGCCGCTGGTGCCCAGCGGCGCGATCAGCCAGGACGAGTACGACGAGTACCTCAGCGAGGCCCGCCAGGCCGAGGCGGACGGCTTCGCCGCGGACGCGGAGATCGAATCGGCCAAGGCGGCGCTCAGCGCCGCGCAGGCGGCGGTCGTAACGGCCGAAGCCGCGCGGGACGCGGCCGAGCTCGACCTGAGTTACTGTCGCATCACCGCTCCGATCACAGGAAAGATCAGCCGGCGGATGGTGACCGAGGGGAACTTGATCACGGGCAATTCGTTCGGCGTCCCTTTGACGACGATCATTTCGTTCAACCCGATCCACGCCAATTTCGATTTCAACGAGCAGGCGTTGTTGGGCTACATCCGGCTCGATCAGGCAAACAAACGCGACAAGTCGCAACGGGGCGAGCTGCCCGTGTACATGGCCTTGGCCGATGAAGAGGGGCACCCGCACCGCGGCTACATCAACTTCTTCGACAACCGAGTCGACCAAACGACCGGCTCGATGCGCGCCCGAGCGATCTTCCCGAACGACGATGGCCTGTTCGTGCCGGGGGTCTTTGTGCGGATCCGGCTCCCGGGCAGCCTCCCCGGCGAGCGGGTCCATCTCCCGGAGTACGCGGTCGCCACGGACCAGTCGTCGAAGATCGTGTTCGTGGTCGGCGAGGGTGGCAAGATCGAGACGCGGCCCATCAAGGTGGGCCGACGCTCCAAGGGACTGATCGTCGTCACGGAAGGACTCGACGGGTCGGAATGGGTGGTGGTCCGGGGCCTCCAGCGTTGCCAGCCGGGGGTCGA